Proteins from one Dysgonomonas sp. HDW5A genomic window:
- the yidD gene encoding membrane protein insertion efficiency factor YidD: MRKILSYIVLIPIYFYRYCISPLKPPTCRYAPTCSEYAVLAVKKYGPIKGTWLAIKRISRCHPWGGHGYDPVP; the protein is encoded by the coding sequence ATTCGTAAAATACTATCCTATATAGTACTTATACCGATATACTTTTATCGATATTGTATTTCTCCGCTCAAACCTCCCACTTGTCGCTATGCCCCTACTTGTTCGGAGTATGCAGTGCTTGCGGTCAAAAAATATGGTCCAATAAAAGGAACATGGCTTGCAATCAAAAGAATATCACGTTGCCATCCATGGGGAGGTCATGGATATGATCCCGTTCCTTAA
- the rnpA gene encoding ribonuclease P protein component, whose product MPEKENQYTLCKEERLYAEKRIEALFAGGSSFIAYPLRVVYITRECNLEDGLPTVSILTSVSKKRFKRAVKRNRVKRLIREAYRLNKNEFIEFAAQSGKSFDIAFLYLKSELPTYSEIEKAVLKTINTLNGKNQLESKSENNS is encoded by the coding sequence ATGCCTGAAAAAGAAAATCAATATACACTTTGTAAAGAAGAGAGGCTTTATGCCGAAAAAAGAATCGAAGCCCTTTTTGCAGGAGGCAGTTCTTTTATAGCTTATCCTTTAAGAGTGGTTTATATAACTCGTGAATGTAATTTAGAAGACGGATTACCAACTGTTTCAATACTGACCAGTGTTTCAAAAAAGCGTTTCAAACGAGCTGTGAAAAGAAACAGAGTTAAACGATTAATTCGTGAGGCTTACCGATTGAATAAAAACGAATTTATTGAGTTTGCAGCGCAATCAGGCAAATCCTTTGATATAGCTTTTCTGTATCTCAAAAGCGAATTGCCTACATATTCTGAAATAGAAAAGGCTGTATTGAAAACGATAAATACATTAAACGGAAAGAACCAACTAGAATCAAAAAGTGAAAACAATTCGTAA
- a CDS encoding YkgJ family cysteine cluster protein yields the protein MAEKDTPEFLLYFKKNKKRLDKMDTIVHELHNRFSSEIDCLQCANCCRSLGPAIYDKDIDRMAKALRIKPSDVVANYLKIDEDGDYVFQSMPCPFLMPDNYCSIYEARPKACREYPHTDRKKFSQIYKLTVRNAQTCPIAYEVLKELVKN from the coding sequence ATGGCAGAGAAAGATACGCCTGAGTTCCTCTTGTATTTTAAGAAGAATAAAAAGAGGCTTGACAAGATGGATACAATTGTACATGAGTTGCATAATCGTTTTTCATCAGAGATCGATTGTCTACAATGTGCAAACTGTTGCCGTTCATTAGGTCCTGCTATTTACGATAAAGATATTGATCGTATGGCGAAGGCTCTTCGAATCAAGCCTTCGGATGTTGTCGCTAATTATTTAAAGATCGATGAGGATGGAGATTATGTATTTCAGTCTATGCCCTGTCCTTTTCTTATGCCTGATAATTACTGCTCAATTTACGAAGCTCGTCCCAAAGCATGTCGGGAATACCCTCATACCGATAGAAAGAAATTTAGTCAAATATATAAACTAACTGTCAGAAATGCACAAACTTGTCCTATTGCCTATGAGGTTTTAAAAGAACTTGTGAAAAATTAG
- a CDS encoding GNAT family N-acetyltransferase, with the protein MADTITWYVDYFDDLDIHKLYNLLYLRAEIFVVEQECPYLDPDNKDQKALHLQGYVGEKLVAYCRLFKPGDYFTEASIGRVVVAADFRKYGYGHQLMTKAIELQASLMNETQITISGQLYLKKFYESHGFIQTSETYLEDNIPHIQMKLN; encoded by the coding sequence ATGGCTGATACAATAACATGGTACGTAGATTATTTTGACGATTTAGATATTCATAAGTTATACAACTTGCTTTATTTACGTGCTGAGATATTTGTCGTGGAACAAGAATGTCCTTATTTAGATCCGGATAATAAAGATCAGAAAGCTTTACATTTACAAGGTTATGTGGGCGAAAAACTTGTAGCTTACTGTCGTTTATTTAAGCCGGGTGACTATTTCACTGAGGCGTCTATCGGTAGAGTTGTTGTTGCTGCTGACTTTCGGAAGTATGGTTATGGACATCAGTTAATGACGAAGGCAATAGAACTTCAGGCATCTTTAATGAATGAAACCCAGATAACGATATCGGGTCAGTTGTACCTGAAGAAATTTTATGAAAGTCATGGTTTTATTCAGACCTCCGAAACTTATTTAGAAGATAATATTCCACATATACAAATGAAGTTGAATTAA
- the galE gene encoding UDP-glucose 4-epimerase GalE yields the protein MKKKILVTGGTGYIGSHTVVELQNAGYEVVVVDNLCNSTADSIDGIERITGIRPAFEKIDCNDEEALRKVFAKYSPISGVIHFAANKAVGESVEKPLLYYKNNLVSLINVLELMPEFNVKGVVFSSSCTVYGEPDVNPIDETAAIKPAASPYGNTKQINEEIIQDFVASGANIKSIILRYFNPVGAHATAELGELPNGVPQNLVPFITQTAMGIRKELSVFGDDYDTPDGSCVRDFINVVDLAKAHVVAMDRMLQDKSPDKVEIFNLGTGNGVSVLELIHIFEKVSGVKVNYKIVGRRAGDIVKIWAEPSKANNVLGWTAKETIEDTMASAWKWQQKLREKGIM from the coding sequence ATGAAAAAAAAGATTTTAGTAACAGGTGGAACTGGATATATAGGTTCACATACAGTTGTTGAATTACAAAATGCAGGGTATGAAGTAGTCGTTGTTGATAACTTGTGTAATTCGACTGCTGACAGTATTGATGGTATTGAGCGTATCACCGGAATTCGTCCAGCATTCGAGAAAATAGATTGTAACGATGAGGAAGCATTACGCAAAGTATTCGCGAAATACTCTCCAATCAGTGGGGTGATCCATTTTGCAGCTAATAAAGCTGTTGGAGAATCGGTTGAGAAACCTTTGTTATATTATAAAAATAATCTGGTGTCATTAATCAATGTTTTGGAATTGATGCCCGAATTTAATGTGAAAGGTGTTGTATTTTCTTCATCTTGTACCGTTTATGGAGAGCCTGATGTCAATCCTATTGATGAAACAGCCGCCATTAAACCGGCTGCGTCGCCCTATGGTAATACTAAACAGATCAATGAAGAAATTATTCAGGACTTTGTGGCTTCCGGAGCCAATATTAAGAGTATAATCTTACGCTATTTCAATCCGGTAGGTGCGCATGCTACTGCTGAGTTAGGCGAATTACCCAATGGTGTGCCTCAAAACTTAGTTCCTTTTATTACTCAAACTGCTATGGGTATCCGTAAAGAGTTGAGTGTATTTGGAGACGATTATGATACACCTGACGGTTCATGTGTTCGTGACTTCATCAATGTGGTAGATTTAGCTAAAGCTCATGTTGTTGCAATGGATAGAATGTTGCAAGATAAATCTCCGGATAAAGTGGAAATTTTCAATTTGGGTACAGGAAACGGTGTGTCAGTATTAGAACTTATCCATATTTTCGAAAAAGTATCGGGTGTGAAAGTAAACTATAAAATAGTTGGACGTCGTGCCGGAGATATTGTTAAAATATGGGCAGAACCATCTAAAGCCAATAACGTATTGGGATGGACAGCAAAAGAAACTATTGAAGATACAATGGCATCGGCCTGGAAATGGCAGCAAAAGCTTAGAGAAAAAGGTATTATGTAA
- a CDS encoding winged helix DNA-binding domain-containing protein, whose protein sequence is MSTSIIADLRLHNQLLRGSNFTTPQEVVSWMGAVQAQDFNMAKWALGVRLPVLTNTTVEDALNKGELVRTHILRPTWHLVAGKEIHWMLSLSAPRLKAILKTYAKMLELTDAAIEKGSDIIQQALSEGEHLTRPQLGERLKSKGMDVNPHQLNHIMFSAELHGIVCNGEINKNKQTYCLLEEKIPKTEVFDKQIALERLARKYFTSHAPATLQDFVWWSGLTVADAKAAMEMIKPDFVVEKIDSLDYWINNSFTETKESQESVFLLPAWDEFVVSYKNRQHIVADEHYSKVISRNGIFKPVIVKNGQIIGMWKRLKKKDTISAGIELFGDVDASTENLIKQASRSFELFHI, encoded by the coding sequence ATGAGTACATCAATTATAGCGGATCTACGTCTTCATAATCAGCTTCTGAGAGGATCGAATTTTACAACTCCTCAGGAAGTAGTGTCTTGGATGGGAGCAGTTCAAGCACAAGATTTTAATATGGCAAAATGGGCTCTTGGGGTGCGTCTACCTGTGCTGACAAATACTACGGTTGAAGATGCTTTAAATAAAGGAGAGCTTGTTAGGACACATATATTACGTCCTACATGGCATCTTGTTGCAGGTAAAGAGATTCACTGGATGTTGAGCTTATCGGCTCCCCGATTAAAAGCCATACTGAAAACGTATGCAAAAATGCTAGAGCTGACTGATGCTGCAATTGAAAAAGGAAGCGATATCATTCAACAGGCTTTAAGTGAAGGTGAACATCTAACCAGACCTCAATTAGGAGAAAGGTTGAAAAGTAAAGGGATGGATGTTAATCCACATCAGTTGAATCATATTATGTTTAGTGCCGAACTGCATGGCATAGTTTGTAATGGAGAAATAAACAAGAATAAGCAGACTTATTGTTTACTGGAAGAAAAAATACCCAAGACAGAAGTATTTGATAAACAGATTGCCCTTGAAAGATTGGCTCGTAAGTATTTCACCAGCCACGCACCGGCTACACTGCAAGACTTTGTATGGTGGTCGGGTTTAACGGTTGCGGATGCAAAAGCAGCTATGGAAATGATCAAGCCCGATTTTGTTGTCGAAAAAATAGATTCATTAGACTATTGGATAAATAATTCTTTTACTGAAACTAAAGAGAGCCAAGAGTCCGTCTTTTTGTTGCCTGCATGGGATGAGTTTGTAGTTAGTTATAAAAATAGACAGCATATTGTTGCTGATGAGCATTACTCGAAAGTAATTTCCAGGAATGGGATCTTTAAGCCTGTGATTGTTAAAAATGGGCAAATCATTGGTATGTGGAAGCGGTTGAAAAAGAAAGATACTATTTCAGCGGGTATTGAGTTATTCGGAGATGTTGATGCATCTACTGAAAATTTAATTAAGCAAGCATCCCGGTCATTTGAATTGTTTCACATCTGA
- a CDS encoding PKD domain-containing protein, translated as MKLKYFIYTFLLLSSINVSAQREASNWFFGYTGGLTWNTTRSLIGTPVGGTTGGSVVLSELPTVIPSQITTVEGCFSLSTDQGLLLFYSDGERIWDRSNTIMPNGSGLQGDYSSAQSGIILPYPGQNNRYINVSIGAGVASHPPYYSVIDMTLPGNGTIANPLGDVIPAQKNIQLTGASGTTGESVTSILHANGTDYWIVAPGRGSTVYFNAWLVSSSGPQTSSPVVTSMPGFSITPDNSCGYIKFSADGKHFAWADDGQYVVFGDFNAATGQFSNLKFIDYATDASDEPYGIEFSPSMQYLYVGGFQKLFVYELDVILNWPGTNAGAAPVRQFNFGVEVNGLQLALDGRIYVTAFENSFLYVITNPNTPADLKIYQLPNSFLLPGSSAIGLPSFAASWFRYEPEVAAFSCAGYPASISIQIDDTAGLTATLDWDFGDGNTVIGQPVTNGVTDYNQLHTYANGGAYTVVITPRRANGTALETITVVADIVECSVKTNRMIRTNLLNSDTKSLR; from the coding sequence ATGAAACTCAAATATTTTATATATACTTTCTTACTTTTAAGTAGCATTAATGTTTCTGCTCAGCGCGAAGCCAGCAACTGGTTCTTTGGCTATACTGGCGGTCTTACATGGAATACAACTAGAAGTCTGATTGGGACTCCCGTTGGAGGAACTACCGGGGGAAGTGTAGTTTTAAGTGAATTACCTACAGTAATACCATCACAAATAACTACTGTTGAAGGCTGTTTTTCATTATCTACAGATCAGGGATTATTACTTTTTTATTCCGATGGAGAACGTATCTGGGATAGATCTAACACCATTATGCCTAATGGAAGTGGGCTTCAAGGGGATTATTCTTCTGCCCAGTCGGGTATTATATTGCCTTATCCGGGACAAAATAACAGATATATTAATGTATCCATAGGTGCGGGTGTCGCATCGCATCCTCCGTATTATTCTGTGATAGATATGACTTTGCCCGGAAACGGAACGATTGCTAATCCATTAGGAGATGTTATTCCTGCTCAAAAAAATATTCAACTTACGGGAGCTTCAGGTACAACCGGTGAAAGTGTCACATCGATACTTCATGCCAATGGTACAGACTATTGGATAGTTGCTCCCGGAAGAGGTAGTACGGTATACTTTAATGCTTGGTTGGTAAGTAGCTCGGGTCCTCAAACCTCTTCTCCGGTTGTTACATCAATGCCGGGATTTTCTATCACACCGGATAATTCATGTGGTTACATTAAGTTTAGTGCAGACGGTAAACATTTTGCCTGGGCAGATGATGGTCAGTATGTCGTATTTGGCGATTTTAACGCTGCAACAGGACAATTTAGCAATCTTAAATTTATTGATTATGCGACAGATGCATCTGATGAGCCTTATGGAATCGAATTTTCACCATCGATGCAATATTTATATGTTGGAGGATTCCAAAAACTTTTTGTTTATGAACTTGATGTTATATTGAATTGGCCGGGCACTAATGCGGGTGCTGCACCTGTACGACAATTTAATTTTGGAGTTGAGGTTAATGGTCTACAACTAGCTTTGGACGGACGGATCTATGTTACTGCTTTTGAAAACTCTTTTCTTTATGTAATAACTAATCCCAATACGCCTGCCGATCTTAAAATATACCAGCTTCCGAATAGTTTTTTGCTTCCGGGTTCTTCGGCAATCGGTTTGCCCTCATTTGCCGCGTCTTGGTTTCGGTATGAGCCTGAAGTTGCAGCGTTTAGTTGTGCAGGATATCCGGCATCAATCTCCATTCAGATAGATGATACTGCGGGATTGACTGCTACGCTCGATTGGGACTTTGGCGATGGAAATACTGTAATTGGGCAGCCGGTTACAAATGGCGTTACCGATTATAACCAGCTGCATACCTATGCTAATGGAGGGGCTTATACGGTAGTCATAACTCCTCGTCGGGCAAATGGGACTGCATTGGAAACAATAACAGTAGTTGCTGATATTGTAGAATGTTCAGTGAAAACTAATCGAATGATCAGAACTAATTTGTTGAATTCGGATACGAAGTCCTTAAGATAA
- a CDS encoding PD-(D/E)XK nuclease family protein — MIPFLYNVAQVYYKQYGQEVSNFTFVFPNRRAGLFFQKYLSEIARKPIFSPEILTIADLFSRLSGLNTADRIEQLFMLYNIYKKVSGSLETFDEFLFWGEMLLNDFDDVDKYLVDAQQLFSNIQDLKEIDAGFSYLTEEQIIAIRRFWSSFIPIGESDRKKEFLEMWQVLFALYTSLRDELRANGLAYEGMIFREVAEKAKAKEEITLPFDRIIFVGLNGHSKSEEELLKYLQGRRIADFYWDYSSSLVKDPDNKASFFIDKNRMLFPSQLMLEPEILEMEKPVLEVIGIPSVVGQAKYIHTILKKLIDEEQIMSPEKALKTALVLPDENLLLPTLYSIPEEIDKINVTMGYGLVNSSIAGLMDHIFELQRNIRVVAGNPGYYYRFVLSILNHRYITRVAGDEVKSLRSDIIKYNKILVSVEELSIHPLLSLIFKPLEHWSDTATYLRDILSLLERSLSLSRLDKNEDDTSTRSIDMECEFVIEYYKTINKMEDALKNVDAEMSVDTYFKLLKKLIVGITVPFSGEPLSGLQVMGVLETRALDFDNLIMLSMNEGIFPMKKGANSFIPYNLRKGFGLPTYEHQDSIFAYHFYRLINRAKRIYLLYDTRTEGLQGGEVSRYFYQLKHLYPNMFDIRERLAVYEVSSNESVSISIPKTPQIIGKLSAFLTGERSLSASAINMYLDCPLQFYFSVVERMQEEDEIAETIEASTFGSIFHSVVEWLYQPFQGKLVTADLLHKISKDDKLLSETIERSFSENYFKSGKLKKLTGQNFLTGEVIKRYVKKVLATDAKLTPFIYVESEKRIMVDYILPSGRTVSLKGFIDRIDEVGGHTRIIDYKTGKGILTFKDMDHLFDKDAKDRPKAVMQVFMYAHLYMLEYPNVILEPGIYYLRNLFDSSFSPAVEHRPTRIDKNIVTDFSELREEFKKHFDSCLEEIFSIDTQFTQTTTGKPCEWCNFTNICKK; from the coding sequence ATGATCCCTTTTCTCTATAATGTGGCACAGGTTTATTACAAACAGTATGGACAAGAAGTAAGTAACTTTACATTTGTGTTCCCCAATCGTCGTGCAGGATTATTTTTTCAGAAATACCTTTCGGAGATTGCTCGTAAACCGATATTTTCGCCCGAAATATTAACCATTGCTGACTTATTCAGTCGTTTAAGTGGATTAAATACAGCTGATCGTATAGAACAGCTATTTATGCTGTATAATATCTATAAGAAGGTAAGTGGTTCACTAGAAACTTTTGATGAATTTCTTTTCTGGGGAGAGATGTTGCTCAATGATTTCGATGACGTAGATAAATACCTTGTCGATGCACAACAATTGTTTTCAAACATACAGGATTTAAAGGAGATTGATGCCGGATTTAGTTATCTCACCGAAGAGCAGATTATTGCTATCCGTCGTTTTTGGTCAAGCTTTATACCGATAGGGGAGAGCGATCGTAAAAAAGAATTTCTTGAGATGTGGCAGGTCTTATTTGCATTATATACATCGCTAAGAGACGAGTTGCGGGCAAATGGATTGGCATATGAAGGAATGATTTTTCGGGAAGTTGCAGAAAAAGCTAAGGCCAAAGAAGAAATTACACTTCCTTTTGATCGGATTATATTTGTCGGATTAAACGGGCATAGCAAGTCTGAAGAAGAACTGTTGAAATATTTACAGGGTAGGAGAATTGCTGATTTTTATTGGGATTACTCTTCCTCACTCGTTAAAGACCCTGATAATAAAGCCTCTTTTTTTATTGATAAGAATAGAATGCTTTTCCCTTCCCAATTGATGTTAGAGCCGGAGATTTTGGAAATGGAAAAGCCCGTTTTAGAAGTTATAGGTATTCCCTCGGTTGTGGGGCAGGCAAAATATATACATACAATTTTAAAGAAGCTCATTGATGAGGAGCAAATAATGTCTCCTGAAAAAGCTCTGAAGACAGCACTCGTATTGCCTGACGAAAATTTGCTGCTTCCTACCTTGTATTCCATTCCCGAAGAAATAGACAAGATTAATGTTACTATGGGGTATGGTCTTGTAAATTCGTCTATTGCCGGATTGATGGATCATATATTCGAACTGCAACGAAATATACGGGTTGTTGCAGGCAATCCCGGATATTATTATCGTTTTGTATTATCCATTCTTAATCATCGTTATATAACAAGAGTTGCAGGAGATGAGGTAAAGTCTCTGCGTAGTGATATCATAAAGTATAATAAGATACTAGTATCTGTTGAGGAACTTAGTATTCACCCCTTGCTAAGTCTTATTTTTAAGCCTTTGGAACATTGGAGTGATACAGCAACTTACCTGAGGGATATATTGTCGTTGTTGGAGCGATCGTTGTCTTTATCCCGATTAGATAAAAACGAAGATGATACCAGCACCCGATCTATAGATATGGAGTGTGAGTTTGTCATCGAATATTATAAAACCATCAATAAGATGGAGGATGCTTTGAAAAATGTGGATGCAGAGATGTCTGTGGATACTTATTTCAAACTATTGAAAAAACTGATTGTGGGTATAACGGTTCCATTTAGTGGCGAACCTTTATCTGGATTACAGGTAATGGGCGTACTCGAAACGCGCGCTTTGGATTTTGATAATCTGATTATGCTGTCTATGAATGAAGGTATCTTTCCAATGAAAAAGGGAGCCAATTCGTTTATTCCTTATAATCTACGTAAAGGCTTTGGATTACCTACCTATGAGCATCAGGATAGTATTTTTGCATACCATTTCTATCGCCTTATTAATCGTGCTAAGCGAATTTATCTTCTCTACGATACACGAACCGAAGGTTTGCAAGGAGGTGAAGTGAGTCGATATTTTTATCAACTCAAGCATTTATATCCTAATATGTTTGATATACGTGAACGTTTGGCTGTCTATGAAGTTTCGTCAAACGAAAGTGTATCTATCTCCATTCCTAAAACACCTCAGATCATAGGCAAGCTAAGTGCTTTCCTTACAGGGGAGCGAAGTCTGTCGGCAAGTGCCATAAATATGTATTTAGACTGTCCTTTGCAATTCTACTTTTCGGTAGTGGAACGTATGCAGGAGGAGGACGAGATTGCCGAGACAATCGAAGCCAGTACATTTGGAAGTATATTTCACTCGGTAGTAGAATGGTTGTATCAGCCTTTTCAAGGTAAATTGGTAACCGCCGACTTATTGCACAAGATATCTAAAGATGATAAGCTCCTTTCTGAAACTATTGAGAGATCATTCTCTGAAAATTACTTTAAATCGGGCAAGCTCAAAAAACTTACAGGTCAAAATTTCTTGACAGGAGAGGTTATTAAACGATATGTGAAGAAGGTTTTGGCTACAGACGCAAAACTGACTCCTTTTATTTATGTAGAGTCAGAGAAGAGGATCATGGTAGATTACATCTTGCCTTCTGGTAGAACAGTTTCACTGAAAGGCTTTATTGACCGGATAGATGAGGTGGGAGGCCATACTCGTATCATTGATTATAAAACAGGAAAAGGTATTCTTACTTTTAAGGATATGGATCATCTTTTTGATAAGGATGCAAAAGATCGTCCAAAAGCAGTAATGCAGGTGTTTATGTATGCCCATCTGTATATGCTCGAATATCCCAATGTGATATTAGAACCCGGAATATATTATCTGCGTAATCTATTTGATTCAAGTTTTAGTCCGGCAGTAGAGCATAGACCTACACGAATAGATAAAAATATTGTCACAGATTTTTCTGAGTTAAGAGAGGAGTTCAAAAAACATTTTGATTCATGTTTAGAAGAAATATTTTCTATAGATACTCAATTTACTCAAACTACAACAGGAAAGCCTTGTGAATGGTGTAATTTTACCAATATTTGTAAAAAATAG
- a CDS encoding GNAT family N-acetyltransferase encodes MIVDIKTNRLAIRLAKPDDAEAIYFYRSDFIENKYQGWHPNSEKEVRDYIHNMPQAIDVADVCFQFAIICIDENRLIGDMGIIFTNKDKMQAEIGCTLHKNYQRKGYATEALKAMVNYLFTTLRKHRIIASIDPRNTTSIQLIERLGFRKEAHFRESYYLRGEWVDDIIYAMLRKEWIAY; translated from the coding sequence ATGATAGTAGATATTAAAACTAATAGATTAGCCATACGGCTTGCTAAACCTGATGATGCAGAAGCTATATATTTTTACCGCTCAGATTTTATTGAAAATAAATATCAAGGATGGCATCCAAATTCAGAAAAAGAAGTCCGTGATTACATCCACAATATGCCCCAAGCAATTGATGTTGCGGATGTATGTTTTCAATTTGCCATTATCTGTATAGATGAAAACCGATTAATAGGAGATATGGGAATCATTTTTACTAATAAAGATAAGATGCAGGCTGAAATAGGATGTACACTACATAAAAATTATCAAAGAAAAGGTTATGCAACAGAAGCATTGAAAGCGATGGTAAATTACCTTTTCACAACTTTAAGAAAGCATCGAATAATTGCATCTATAGATCCAAGAAACACAACCTCTATCCAATTGATAGAACGACTAGGATTCAGAAAAGAAGCTCATTTTAGGGAAAGTTATTATTTGCGTGGAGAGTGGGTAGACGATATAATATATGCCATGCTTAGGAAAGAGTGGATAGCATATTAA
- a CDS encoding asparaginase, with protein sequence MIDTNANILLIYTGGTIGMVENNVTGVLEVFDFAHLTSHMPELQRFKYHINTIVFDPPIDSSDVCPSHWRKLVHIIEDNYAEHDGFVILHGTDTMAYTASALSFMIQNLQKPIVLTGAQLPIGKLRTDAKENLITAMEIAASKDSIGYPIVPEVCIFFQTNLIRGNRSTKINADNFNAFKSYNYPGLGKSGIQIRYDRDKILTPNYEKKVVFHYLMDKDIVILKMFPGITKSVVDAILNAKGVKAVVLETYGSGNAPRYDWFIEALLDAVKRGIIIVNITQCEMGCVEMQRYETGHELLKAGVISGYDATVEATVTKLMHLLGHKYSREEIIVRMRVPLAGELTRPDDDRQI encoded by the coding sequence ATGATAGATACAAATGCCAATATACTATTGATTTATACCGGAGGAACCATCGGTATGGTCGAGAATAATGTCACAGGCGTTCTCGAGGTGTTTGATTTTGCTCATCTGACAAGTCATATGCCCGAGTTGCAGAGGTTTAAATACCATATTAATACCATTGTATTTGATCCCCCTATTGATTCATCGGATGTATGCCCATCTCATTGGCGAAAATTGGTACACATTATTGAGGATAATTATGCCGAGCACGATGGCTTTGTAATATTGCATGGGACAGACACAATGGCTTACACAGCATCCGCCCTTAGCTTTATGATTCAAAATTTGCAAAAACCAATCGTTTTGACCGGAGCGCAATTGCCAATTGGTAAATTAAGAACAGATGCAAAGGAAAATCTGATAACTGCAATGGAAATAGCAGCTTCAAAAGACTCTATTGGCTATCCTATAGTACCAGAGGTCTGTATTTTCTTTCAGACTAATCTAATCAGGGGAAATCGATCTACAAAAATAAATGCAGATAATTTTAATGCGTTTAAATCCTATAACTATCCAGGATTAGGAAAATCAGGAATACAAATTCGTTACGACAGAGATAAAATTTTGACTCCTAATTATGAGAAGAAGGTAGTTTTTCATTATCTGATGGATAAAGATATTGTTATCTTGAAAATGTTTCCCGGAATTACGAAATCAGTTGTGGATGCTATATTGAATGCAAAAGGGGTAAAAGCCGTAGTTTTGGAAACATATGGTTCGGGTAATGCTCCTCGATACGACTGGTTTATAGAGGCACTGTTGGATGCCGTAAAACGAGGGATAATTATTGTGAACATAACTCAGTGTGAGATGGGTTGTGTAGAAATGCAACGGTATGAAACCGGTCACGAACTCTTAAAAGCCGGAGTTATTAGCGGATATGATGCTACGGTAGAAGCTACTGTGACAAAGTTGATGCACCTGTTGGGGCATAAATACTCACGTGAAGAAATAATAGTAAGAATGCGCGTGCCATTGGCAGGAGAATTAACCCGTCCCGACGATGACCGACAAATCTGA
- a CDS encoding phospholipase A — protein sequence MYNINKTSKIAFWLFLLTVTNITVLLGQEPRDHTEPREYKKYKCKGLFAPDSTAQSRFNQKADQVLSSVFRPDPEFVADSLIKVFDDSPSFGIYKDNYVVIGTELFRNPDRYNSDAKFQISVSQRLTNSILPFRTYLFLTYTQLAFWDVFQESFPFRDINFNPTIGLAKPLVYKNRYLGEIAFQMEHESNGKDGDASRSWNKVSFSGQFKINPHWSYFTKVWVPIVDGENNRNIVRYRGWATSALSYNQKQKFNASLVVNKRGGALLNANVTVNFAYRLFQDENQYLFFEYYDGYGEGLLDFDQYHQRFRLGFVIKPNFRFIY from the coding sequence ATGTATAACATAAATAAAACTAGTAAGATAGCTTTTTGGTTATTTTTGCTTACTGTTACTAATATCACTGTCTTGTTGGGGCAGGAGCCACGAGACCATACGGAACCTCGAGAGTATAAAAAATATAAGTGTAAAGGCTTGTTTGCTCCAGATTCTACAGCTCAGTCACGCTTTAATCAAAAAGCCGATCAGGTTTTGAGCTCTGTTTTTAGACCAGATCCTGAATTTGTTGCAGATAGCTTGATTAAGGTGTTTGATGATTCTCCTTCATTTGGAATCTATAAAGACAATTATGTTGTTATCGGTACTGAATTGTTTCGTAACCCCGATCGGTATAATTCGGATGCGAAATTTCAGATAAGCGTTTCTCAACGTTTGACTAATAGTATACTGCCCTTCCGAACTTATTTGTTTTTAACATATACTCAATTGGCATTTTGGGATGTATTTCAAGAGTCGTTTCCTTTCAGGGATATAAATTTCAATCCGACTATCGGTTTAGCTAAGCCTTTGGTATATAAAAACAGATACTTAGGTGAAATTGCTTTCCAGATGGAGCATGAATCAAATGGAAAGGATGGGGACGCTTCACGCAGTTGGAATAAGGTTAGTTTTTCAGGGCAGTTCAAAATTAATCCTCACTGGTCTTATTTTACCAAGGTGTGGGTACCTATTGTTGATGGAGAAAATAATAGGAATATTGTAAGGTACAGGGGGTGGGCAACTTCTGCACTAAGTTATAATCAGAAACAAAAATTTAATGCAAGTTTAGTTGTAAATAAACGTGGAGGAGCTCTCTTAAATGCCAATGTTACAGTTAATTTCGCATATAGACTGTTTCAAGATGAAAATCAGTATTTGTTTTTTGAATACTACGATGGCTACGGAGAAGGCTTACTGGATTTTGATCAATACCATCAGCGTTTTCGTCTGGGATTCGTAATTAAGCCTAACTTCAGATTTATATACTAA